DNA from Paludisphaera mucosa:
CCGTCGCCGGGCCGTAAGTCAATTCGATGACGCCGCCGACCCCCGGGCTGGCGAAGCTGAAATTGAACGTGCCGGCCTGCACCTGGCTCGCGAACGACGCCGACAGCAGCATCGCCGAGACGACGAGTTTCTTGATCATATGCTAAATCTCCTGATTTCCAAACGTGCCCAAACACCGAAGTCCGAAGATCTTAGCCGTGGAAACCAGCGAGGGCAATCACCTAACCTCTCACCGTCCCGAGGGCCTGCCGACGGCGTCGTTTCATCACGCTTTTCCCGACCGGGCGTTCGTGGACGATCCGAGAGTTCAGGCGGCTCGGGTTCGCCTTTCGTCGTTTTGAACGCCACAGCCGCAAGTCATGGCGGCTTGCTCGCGCCTTAAAGCTCCGAGGGTTGCACCGGATTTCTCTCGAGTCGTCGCCCGGCAGTCGGACGCTTTCCGATCGCCCCGCGACCGGATTCCGCCGTTCGACGCCCGGCCCCTCCGAGCGATCTCGTAAACGATTCGACCGTTATGTCGTATCCTCTTAGGTAGGGCCTCGGCCGGATCGCTCTTCACTCACCCGGGTCCGACGAGGCCTGGAGAAACGACGTGAAAGACGACTAACGAACCCAATTCCAGAGGCCTGTTAGATCGACCTAAATCAATTTCAACGAATGACTTGTGACGGATTTGACCTCCAAGAATTGCGCAGTAACGAAACCAAGTGAAGCCGACCGGCGATCCGGGCACCAGACGACGGCGCTGGATTTTTCACAAAACCTTTGATAATCGAAACTTAAAGCAGATCTTCCTGACATCGCCGGCCCCCGACGATCTCGATTTCGAGCTACCCGACGCCTCGGCCGATGAGCTACACTCGATGCTCCCCAGTCGGCCTCTCAGGACGCCACGCCCCGCCTACCCGCACCGGAGATCCTCGCCCGATGTCGCTCGCCGGCCTGTTCGCGGTCCTGGTCATCGGGTTGAATTTCGTCGCCCTGCCCTTCCTGCTGATGCTGCTGCTCTCGGCGCTGGCGGCCCTCTTCGCTTCGCGGCGGACGAAGCTGCCGGCCTCGCCGGAATCGCGGTTCCTGATCGTCATCCCGGCGCATGACGAGCGGGAGGGGATCGCCCGGACGGTCCAGAGCTGCCGGGCTCAGGCGTATCCGGTCGAGCTGTTCCAGGTCCTCGTCATCGCCGACAACTGCACCGACGAGACCGCCGCCATCGCCGAGGCCGAGGGGGCCGAGGTCGTCGTCCGGAACACGACCGACAGGCGGACCAAGGGGTACGCGCTCGAGTACCTGATCGAGCGGCTCCAGGAATCGGGCCGGTTCGACCGCCTCGACGCCCTTGTGATCATCGACGCCGACACGGTGGCCTCGGCCGACCTCCTGCGCAAGTTCGACGCCAGGATCCGCGAGGGGGCCGACTGGCTCCAGTGCTACTACACGGTCGCCAACGCCGACGCCTCGTGGCGGACCCGGCTCATGACCTACGCCTTCAGCCTGGTCAACGGCGTCGGCCCGTTCGGGCTGGACCGGCTCGGCCTCAGCTCGCCGCTGAACGGCAACGGCATGGGCTTCACGACCCGGGGCCTGAAGCGGGTGCCGTGGAAGGCGTATGGGCTGGTCGAGGACTACGAGTATTCGTGGATCGTCCGCATGGCCGGCGAGCGGATCGCGTTCGTCCCCGACGCCGTGGTGAAGGCGACCATGCTGGAGCAAGGCGGCGAGGCCGCCGCCGCCCAGCGCCGGCGGTGGGAGTTCGGCCGCAAGGAGATCAAGAAGCGGCTCTTCGGCGAGGTCCTCCGCGACCGCCGCATGGGCCTGTTCGAGCGGCTGGCTTCGGCCGTCGAGCTGAAGACGCCGCCGATGATGAAGCTGCTGGCCGCGCTGACCTTGCTGGCGTTCCTGAACGCCGCGGCCGCGTTCGCCTTCGCCGACCCGCTGGCGCACCCGGCGTCGTGGGTCCTGCTGGGCTCGACCCTGCTGATGATCGCCGCGGTCGGCCTTTACGCCCTGGCCCCGTTCGCCGTATTCGGCCTGCCCCTCGGCTACCTGGCGACGCTCGCCTACATCCCGATCTATGCGGCCTGGAAGCTGACCGTCCGGCTCGGCGACAAGCCGGCGGAGTGGGTGCGGACCGCGCGGACCGCCGGCCGCTGACGGGGGCCGCGAGGGGACCAGCATCTTGCCAACCCGTGTATAATCGAGTCAGATTGATAGGATTGAACACAGGGTCCAGGATGGGGCCAGTCGGGTCTTTGGGGCGCCGGAATCCTCCGGCCCCCGGCCGTCTCCCGTGATCGTCCGCCCGGCCGACCGGAACGCCGTCCCGATCCGTGTGCATGTTCGAATATGCTCGGGCCGGGTCGCGACCACGTTTGGCGCGGCCGACGGGCGTATCACTGGAGATCTTCGATGTCTGTCCGCGTCGGTATCAACGGTTTCGGTCGCATCGGGCGCCTCGTCTTCCGCGTGCTCGCCCAGCAGCCCGACAAATTCGACGTCGTTGCCATCAACGACCTGGCCGATCCCAAGCACCTGGCCTACCTGCTCAAGTACGACAGCGTCCACGGCCGCTTCAAGGGGACCGTCGAGGCCGCCGACAAGGCCCTGATCGTCAACGGCAAGAAGGTCGCGATCACGTCCGAGAAGGATCCGGTCAACCTGCCCTGGAAGTCCCTCGGCTGCCAGGTCGCCCTCGAGTCGACCGGCTTCTTCACGAGCAAGGAACAGCTCCAGAAGCACATCGACGCCGGCGCCGAGCGCGTCATCCTGAGCGCCCCGGCCAAGGACACGCTCGACGCCACGATCGTCCTCGGCGTGAACGACCAGGTCATCAACAAGGACCTGAGGATCGTCTCGAACGCCTCGTGCACGACGAACTGCCTCGCCCCGCTCGCCAAGGTGATCAACGACACCTTCGGCATCGAGAAGGGCCTGATGACGACGATCCACGCCTACACGAACGACCAGCGCGTGGCCGACCAGATCCACAGCGACCTGTACCGCTCGCGCGCCGCGGCGATCAACATGATCCCGACCAAGACGGGCGCCGCCAAGGCCGTCGGCGAGGTCATCCCCGAGCTGAACGGCAAGCTCACGGGCTTCGCCATGCGGGTCCCCGT
Protein-coding regions in this window:
- a CDS encoding glycosyltransferase family 2 protein — translated: MSLAGLFAVLVIGLNFVALPFLLMLLLSALAALFASRRTKLPASPESRFLIVIPAHDEREGIARTVQSCRAQAYPVELFQVLVIADNCTDETAAIAEAEGAEVVVRNTTDRRTKGYALEYLIERLQESGRFDRLDALVIIDADTVASADLLRKFDARIREGADWLQCYYTVANADASWRTRLMTYAFSLVNGVGPFGLDRLGLSSPLNGNGMGFTTRGLKRVPWKAYGLVEDYEYSWIVRMAGERIAFVPDAVVKATMLEQGGEAAAAQRRRWEFGRKEIKKRLFGEVLRDRRMGLFERLASAVELKTPPMMKLLAALTLLAFLNAAAAFAFADPLAHPASWVLLGSTLLMIAAVGLYALAPFAVFGLPLGYLATLAYIPIYAAWKLTVRLGDKPAEWVRTARTAGR
- the gap gene encoding type I glyceraldehyde-3-phosphate dehydrogenase, which translates into the protein MSVRVGINGFGRIGRLVFRVLAQQPDKFDVVAINDLADPKHLAYLLKYDSVHGRFKGTVEAADKALIVNGKKVAITSEKDPVNLPWKSLGCQVALESTGFFTSKEQLQKHIDAGAERVILSAPAKDTLDATIVLGVNDQVINKDLRIVSNASCTTNCLAPLAKVINDTFGIEKGLMTTIHAYTNDQRVADQIHSDLYRSRAAAINMIPTKTGAAKAVGEVIPELNGKLTGFAMRVPVPDGSVVDLTAILKKSVTKDELNGAVKAAAEGPLKGILEYNPDPIVSSDIVGNPHSSIFVPDQTIVLDGNFVKVLSWYDNEWGYSNRTAELIAKLGAL